A genomic region of Miscanthus floridulus cultivar M001 chromosome 3, ASM1932011v1, whole genome shotgun sequence contains the following coding sequences:
- the LOC136544344 gene encoding uncharacterized protein, producing MVMYLPPRSSSAGMRRIRRELQRRKSKPLAPTRSVAKKPSASPPPRHSSSDAVRGPCPRPPHREVPSSTNAHSRGSTVVDVLAHPRPQASSRCTPASPPPTPPRSAPSSASSARGATPGVPAHLKPGTVVRVRTRTATLKTGQVLVLCLKATIVSSSTDGGYEVVYDANWPRGDPKSTVHVAPNQVRVINPSPSPTTPPRSVPPPTATVAMTTKKEMPRPTTAGKSLRLIRSLFLEMELPARA from the coding sequence ATGGTGATGTatctgccgccgcgctcctcctcCGCCGGGATGCGCAGGATCCGCCGCGAGCTCCAGCGCAGGAAGTCCAAGCCCTTGGCGCCCACGAGGTCGGTCGCCAAGAAGCCGTCCgcatcgccgccgccgcgtcaCAGCTCGAGCGACGCCGTCCGGGGTCCATGCCCTCGTCCACCGCATCGGGAGGTCCCATCGTCGACCAACGCCCATTCCCGAGGCTCCACCGTCGTCGACGTGTTGGCACATCCCAGGCCTCAAGCTTCGTCGCGCTGCACCCCCGCCTCTCCGCCACCGACGCCGCCTCGGTCCGCCCCATCTTCGGCCAGTTCCGCGCGCGGAGCTACTCCTGGCGTCCCCGCGCATCTGAAGCCCGGCACGGTGGTTCGTGTCCGCACGAGGACTGCGACGCTGAAGACGGGGCAGGTCCTCGTGCTCTGCCTCAAAGCCACGATCGTGTCGTCGTCCACCGACGGAGGCTATGAGGTTGTCTACGACGCCAACTGGCCACGCGGTGATCCCAAGAGCACCGTCCACGTCGCGCCGAACCAGGTCAGGGTGATCAATCCGTCTCCGTCGCCGACGACACCACCGCGGTCCGTGCCTCCGCCCACCGCCACTGTCGCCATGACTACGAAGAAGGAGATGCCGAGGCCAACCACGGCAGGGAAAAGCCTGCGCCTCATCCGCAGCCTCTTTCTGGAGATGGAGCTCCCCGCCCGGGCTTGA